Part of the Niallia alba genome is shown below.
CCGACCCATTCATAGACACCTTCATATCCCCATGTTAGTGACAACTCGACATAACTAATGGTAATCGAATAATGGACGGCAATAAAGTAAATGACAATAAGGAAGTTAAAAATACTACCAATCAAGCGTCCGAATATATGTTCATGAATTTCAAAAAGAGTACCACCTTCATTTTTTTTTAGGATAGAAATCATTAACCATGTAATCAAGCTAACGAATAAACCAGATAGTAAAATGGATATCCAAGCATCTTTTTTTGATTCTAGATACACAATTCTTGGAACTTCAAGAATTCCCATACCAATTTGCGAAGTGTGTATGATATAAAACGCCATAAAGGCGTTAACAAATCGTATATTTGATTTCATTTTGCACCTCAAAATTCATCTAAATCTGTTATATTTCTTAATCGCTCCTTCAGGCGAATGGAGTCTTTTGGTCGATTTACTAACGGTCGCCTCATATAAAAATGGTGGGGGAGACGTATTAAAAAATATTGCAAATCTTTCATTCTTAGCGGATATAGAGGTGCAAGATAAGGTTTATTTAAAGAAGTTAATTTTAACAAGTGAACCATTAGAATACATATACCAAAAATGATTCCATTTAACCCCCAAACACCTGCTAAAATAATGATTGGAAATCTAGCAATTCTGACAGCAGTGCCCATTTCATAAATAGGAGCCGAAAATGCCCCTAATGCACTAAATGCAACAATGATAATTAAAATATTGCTAGTTAATCCTGCCTCAACCGTTGCTTGGCCAATGACAATACCTCCTACAATTCCCATTGTTTGTCCTACTTTTGAAGGAAGGCGGGCACCAGATTCTCTAAGTAACTCAATTAACAATTCTAGTAAGAGTGCTTCTAATAAGGGCGGAAAAGGAACTTGTGAACGTGATAGTCCAATGATAAATAACAATTTAGATGGTATGAGTTCAAAATGATAAGTCATGGCAGCCACATAAATGGCTGTTAAAAAAATAGAACCTACCATAGCAAAAAATCGGATAAAACGAATAAATGTACTTAAAGACCATCTCAAATAGATATCTTCTGTTGATTCGAAAAATGAGAAAAAATTAGCAGGACCTATAATCCCTACTGGGCTACCATCTATAAAAACACCAATTCGCCCGTTTATAATCGAGTAGATGAATCGATCGGGCAGCTCTGTTAATATAAATTGTGGAAATAAAGAGTAATGATTATCTTCTAGGCATTGAGCCAAAACGGCACTGTCACTTATATTATCCGTTTTTAATTGTTTAATCCTTTCCTTAAGTGTCTGAAGAGTGTCATCGTTCGCAATATCTTTTATATATACAATTCTTACTTGCTTTTGAACGCGTTCCCCAATCTTTATTTCATCCGTGCACAAATTATAATCATTTAGATTTTGTCTGATTATCTTAACGTTAGAAGTTAATGATTCAGTGAACGAAATTTTAGGTCCATATACTAACGATTCTGTTTCTGCTTTCTCAATAGAGCGTTCAATGGGATTTGCGCAGTTCACCATGAATCCCTTTTTCTCTTCTAAGAAATAAATATAAGCAAATCCATTTAATAGGGAAGAGATAACTTCTTGTTCCTCTATATTTACCATTATTTCTTCTATAGGAATGTTTTTCATTAAATAGGTGTAATGTAAGTATTCTACAGAAAGTTGTTCAATGTATTTAATGACATATTCATTTAGAATCTCTGGCTTAATTAAATTCTTCATGAAAATAATATGAATCCCCACTTGTCCAGCTTCAATCTTTCGACAATTCAAGTCGGGTGATTCATTAAGAATCGATTTAATTTTTTCATAACCTGGCAAGCTCTCATTATTATTACGCTCTGTCATTCTTATCATTTCCTTCAACGTTTTTTATAGTGTCTGTTAAAAAAATTATTTTATACAGAATATGGATAGAAGGATCGTAGAACCAATACATCATAATGGACAGCGTTAAACCATTATTGTGTCTAGTTTAAGAGGTTGGTTTCTTGTCAGTTATTACCCGTTTATTTTTAATGGAGAGACACTTAATTCTGCCTTAAGGAGCGGTAAGACTTTCTTAGCTTTGGAAATTTGAGGTTCTTAGGATGCCAAGTAATTTGTTTAGCCATCGCTAAAATAGTATTTATTTTGGTTAAAAGAAGAATAAAATATGATTTTATCAAGTGAGTGTTTATCCAAAAGTTTGTTAGTTGCTGGTACTTTTATCTATATTATTTTATGTTATGGAAACAATCTTCCTTATTACATCCGTACAATGGGTCAGTGTTTTAGTTTGTGAATAAATGTACTTAAAGTAAAGGATGCGTTTTTTCCATAACAATACATTTTAAAAAGTCCATTATATGCAGGATCTTATTCAAGCCAAGCGTATCTTGGACTGTTTTTGTTTATTAACCCTTTTAAGGGTAGGATAGAGGCAAAAGGATTTTTTAAATCCACTTAAATTTTCAAAAAATATAAGTGATATGAAAGGCTGGAAATCAAATTATATATTTTAGAAGCATAATGGGTTGACTAAAATGGAAATATTTCTAAGTGGGGAGACCGACATGGAGGTAGCCGAACAATTTAGAGAGATTAGAAATGAATTTGAAGCTAAACTAGAAAGCCTTAAGGATAAAAACTATGGTAGTGAATTACAAAGTATTGGAATAACTCCAATTGTCGTAAATCTCTCTCCTGAGTATGAGGAATCAGGCTTTTTTAAAGAAAGAAAACTATTTAAGAAAAAAGAAAAAGATGCAGGTTACAGGCTTCGAATAAACTTCGAGAAATTTGTTAGTGGTGATTACAATATAAAGAGATTATTATTAGCAAAAAATATTATTGATTCAATCAGATCATTAGGAACTAAGGCAAAAAAGGACTTTGATGCCATATCCTTAGAAAAAGATATTTTATACCTATTAGATATAGGCGTAGAAACAATCAATAAAGTAGATATAAAATAAAAAGTAACTGGATTAACTAAACCAGCTAATAGTTTGTCAACATTTTTCAATAAAAAGTTTATTAACCTCATGATATACTAAAAATGTTCATGCCAAATAACCTTCCTAAATTCTCTTGCTGGAAGGTTTTGTTGTATTTAGTTAGATATAGTTCCTATGCCATATCTTGGAAAGAAGTTCTGCTTTTTAGTAAGGCGTAAATCCAAGTAAAAGTTTGTTTACACATGCAATAATCGCTACTCTAAAGGGTTTTCCTTCTT
Proteins encoded:
- a CDS encoding spore germination protein, with amino-acid sequence MTERNNNESLPGYEKIKSILNESPDLNCRKIEAGQVGIHIIFMKNLIKPEILNEYVIKYIEQLSVEYLHYTYLMKNIPIEEIMVNIEEQEVISSLLNGFAYIYFLEEKKGFMVNCANPIERSIEKAETESLVYGPKISFTESLTSNVKIIRQNLNDYNLCTDEIKIGERVQKQVRIVYIKDIANDDTLQTLKERIKQLKTDNISDSAVLAQCLEDNHYSLFPQFILTELPDRFIYSIINGRIGVFIDGSPVGIIGPANFFSFFESTEDIYLRWSLSTFIRFIRFFAMVGSIFLTAIYVAAMTYHFELIPSKLLFIIGLSRSQVPFPPLLEALLLELLIELLRESGARLPSKVGQTMGIVGGIVIGQATVEAGLTSNILIIIVAFSALGAFSAPIYEMGTAVRIARFPIIILAGVWGLNGIIFGICILMVHLLKLTSLNKPYLAPLYPLRMKDLQYFLIRLPHHFYMRRPLVNRPKDSIRLKERLRNITDLDEF
- a CDS encoding Imm44 family immunity protein, translating into MEIFLSGETDMEVAEQFREIRNEFEAKLESLKDKNYGSELQSIGITPIVVNLSPEYEESGFFKERKLFKKKEKDAGYRLRINFEKFVSGDYNIKRLLLAKNIIDSIRSLGTKAKKDFDAISLEKDILYLLDIGVETINKVDIK